One window from the genome of Elaeis guineensis isolate ETL-2024a chromosome 5, EG11, whole genome shotgun sequence encodes:
- the LOC140857905 gene encoding uncharacterized protein, with amino-acid sequence MDSSDGKNDGIHGKTGLENNGDFVINVGCCGGGRSDVGSSGGAEKEEKICRVCQMSSDCVSQSGDLIQLGCRCRNDLGTAHRNCAELWFAMKGNRVCEICGVVARNVTGVGDSDFMLEWNDMPRTSYFHRSTKWRYHHVCTCVAAILFVALTIHWILQQRRHSP; translated from the exons ATGGATTCATCTGATGGGAAGAATGATGGCATTCATGGCAAGACCGGTTTGGAGAACAATGGAGATTTTGTGATCAATGTTGGGTGCtgtggaggagggagaagtgatGTCGGAAGCTCTGGTGGTGCCGAAAAGGAGGAGAAGATATGCAGGGTTTGTCAAATGAGTTCAGACTGCGTGTCGCAGTCTGGAGATCTGATTCAGCTTGGTTGTCGGTGTAGGAATGATCTCGGGACGGCTCACCGCAACTGTGCTGAGCTCTGGTTTGCTATGAAAGGGAACAG AGTTTGTGAAATTTGTGGTGTAGTTGCAAGAAATGTTACCGGAGTGGGAGACTCTGACTTCATGTTGGAGTGGAATGATATGCCTAGAACTTCCTACTTCCATAGATCAACAAAATGGAGGTATCATCATGTTTGCACTTGTGTTGCAGCAATATTATTTGTAGCCTTGACAATACATTGGATTTTGCAGCAAAGGCGTCATTCACCATAG